In a genomic window of Myotis daubentonii chromosome 18, mMyoDau2.1, whole genome shotgun sequence:
- the LOC132221106 gene encoding RNA exonuclease 1 homolog: MSPPGKSEAARAPALLRATAPSWFPPGHPQAQEAELGASCPVPTLVHRPSCQWPCHQPIGPGGLLPVPPIYTWVPVYLINQPESMRRGLAPRTQLPTAQELCDLLQGADKPPMESASLTQAAQDPAPKSPSIHLSAARDKRRIARDTMPCLAAGAKRRFLASSSSPPPKAQGLGSKLPEARAPSGQESKATSTVPPKLVTRGPPEQSSQKPVPPKECGGNVPSITRQRHLSLFMDEGLEFCCSTQDATEKELKEEKAVYHQSPSKRMDRDVAANTFHKMQGLEPGPGASLHKTRDRGAVFQEVVLGGKLAAQTSFSLQCPNSLPEEDPLQGAALYQRLKEYLLTQAQLKENGYPFAHPKRPGGAVLFTAQEKPPQDASCRLCCRCGTQYLVAPSGHCVHQEECHYHWGRLRPTPVAGGWEIQYTCCSAPIGSPGCQVAQQHVQDGRQQDLQGFVQTLDKELPAGAHPGIYTLDCEMCYTTAGLELTRVSVVDSALQLVYDTFVRPDRDIIDYNTRFSRVTAADLAHTSTSIRDVQAALLTLFNAHTILIGHSLQSDLLALKLIHGTVLDTSVLFPHRCGLPYKRSLRNLTAHYLGHVIQNRMDGHSSSEDASSCMRLVIWKMGQDAETER, translated from the coding sequence ATGTCGCCACCCGGGAAAAGTGAAGCAGCGCGAGCTCCAGCTCTCCTGAGGGCCACGGCACCGAGCTGGTTTCCTCCTGGCCATCCGCAAGCTCAGGAGGCCGAGCTGGGTGCCTCCTGCCCTGTCCCAACCCTGGTGCACCGGCCTTCCTGCCAGTGGCCCTGCCATCAACCTATTGGCCCTGGCGGCCTGCTCCCGGTGCCCCCCATATACACCTGGGTCCCCGTATACCTCATCAACCAGCCAGAGTCCATGAGGAGAGGCCTGGCCCCCCGCACCCAGCTACCCACCGCCCAGGAGCTGTGTGACCTGCTGCAGGGAGCAGACAAGCCTCCCATGGAGTCAGCCAGCctgacccaggctgcccaggatcCGGCCCCGAAGTCCCCTTCCATCCACCTCTCAGCTGCCAGAGACAAGAGGAGGATTGCCCGCGACACCATGCCCTGCCTGGCTGCAGGTGCCAAGAGGCGCTtcctggccagcagcagcagccctccTCCCAAGGCCCAGGGGTTGGGCAGCAAGCTCCCAGAGGCCCGTGCCCCATCAGGCCAGGAGTCCAAGGCCACCAGCACTGTGCCTCCCAAACTCGTAACCCGCGGCCCACCTGAGCAGAGTTCTCAGAAGCCCGTTCCTCCAAAAGAGTGTGGGGGCAATGTGCCCTCCATCACCCGTCAACGCCACCTCAGCCTGTTTATGGACGAGGGGCTCGAGTTCTGCTGCTCCACCCAGGATGCCACAGAGAAGGAGCTGAAGGAGGAGAAGGCGGTCTACCACCAGAGCCCCAGCAAGAGGATGGACCGGGACGTGGCCGCAAACACCTTCCACAAGATGCAGGGCCTGGAACCCGGCCCTGGAGCCAGTCTCCACAAGACCCGGGACAGAGGGGCTGTGTTCCAGGAGGTGGTGCTGGGGGGCAAGTTGGCCGCCCAGACCAGCTTCTCACTCCAGTGCCCGAATAGCCTCCCTGAAGAGGATCCTTTGCAAGGGGCCGCCCTGTACCAGCGCCTCAAGGAGTACCTGCTAACCCAGGCCCAGCTCAAGGAGAATGGCTACCCCTTCGCGCACCCCAAGAGGCCAGGGGGCGCTGTCCTCTTCACCGCCCAGGAGAAGCCGCCCCAAGATGCCTCTTGCAGGCTGTGCTGCCGCTGTGGCACCCAGTACCTCGTGGCCCCCTCGGGCCACTGTGTGCACCAGGAAGAATGTCACTACCACTGGGGGCGGCTGCGCCCCACTCcagtggctgggggctgggagattCAGTACACGTGCTGCTCGGCCCCCATCggctcccctggctgccaggtggCCCAGCAGCACGTGCAGGACGGCCGCCAGCAGGACCTGCAGGGCTTCGTGCAGACCTTGGACAAAGAGCTGCCCGCAGGGGCTCACCCCGGCATCTACACCCTGGACTGTGAGATGTGCTACACCACCGCTGGCCTGGAGCTGACCCGTGTCAGCGTGGTGGACAGCGCCCTGCAGCTGGTGTACGACACCTTCGTCAGGCCGGACCGCGACATCATTGACTACAATACCAGGTTTTCCAGAGTCACCGCGGCTGACCTGGCCCACACCAGCACCTCGATCCGGGACGTTCAGGCCGCCTTGCTGACGCTCTTCAATGCCCACACCATCCTCATCGGACACAGCCTGCAGAGCGACCTGCTGGCCTTGAAGCTCATCCACGGCACCGTGCTGGACACATCTGTGCTCTTCCCGCACCGCTGCGGCCTCCCCTACAAGCGCTCCCTTCGTAACCTCACGGCTCACTACCTCGGACACGTCATCCAGAACCGGATGGATGGCCACAGCTCCAGCGAGGACGCCAGCTCCTGCATGCGCCTGGTCATCTGGAAGATGGGACAAGACGCCGAGACTGAGCGCTGA